DNA sequence from the Coturnix japonica isolate 7356 chromosome 3, Coturnix japonica 2.1, whole genome shotgun sequence genome:
CAGAATAGTTAAGAATAGCAGTTGAAAAGGGGGGGATTTAAGATTTGGAGTTTATTagtgcaggaaaagaaattggaGCATATATTGTTTCGGCAGAAAACTTCTGTTCaattttgatgttttgttttttgtatgtataATGTGCTTTTTTCACCACTGGAATTTACAGCAACAGCATGTGTATATAAAGGCAAACTTTTAATCAGCAAAATTGTAGGTTGCAGACTGTAGAAGGCCAGTTCCACAACATGTGTAAGACTGTAATGACAAATACAGAATTTATGCAGTCAAATTCGTAAGAACATTTGGTGTCTCACTTGTATCAGGAAAACATGCCAGATTGTCAAAGTAGCAAAATGCCTAGggtgcttttaatttttatttttttatatagcAGTTAGCCAGGATGCCTTTTCTCAGTATATTATTGTTTCGTTTTTGTAGGTAATATATGCTTTGAACACTAAAAATGATGAACATGAAGCTGCTATCCAAGCCCTTAAGGATGCCcatgaagaagaaattcaaCAAATTCTTGCAGAGACAAGGGAGAAGATCTTGCAGTATAAAAGTAAAGTTGCAGAAGAAATGGATCTTAAGAGAAAGATCCAGGTTTTGGAAGAGTCACTGGAGGAtcataaaaaaatgaaacatcaggCCTTGACAGAATTTGAAGCATATAAGGATAGAGTTGAAGACATGCAGCTTTGTGCAGAAGCCCAGCATGTCCAACGTGTAGTGACCATGTCAAGAGAAGTAGAAgagattagaaagaaatttgAGGAAAGGCTACGAAGTTTCATACAGTTGCAAGTGCAGTATGAAAAGGACAAGCGTTCAGCTCTGGAAGACTTGCGAGCTGCACATAGACTTGAGATTCAAGAACTTCTGAAGACTCAACAGAGTCAGAATGCAACCTTGAGTAAGGGACAAGAAAAGCTAGAGGAACTGCACAGACTGGAGCTTGAAGACTTGAATAATAAAGTTGAGGAACTgagactggaaaggaaaaagctcaTTGAGGACTATGAAGGTAAACTTAGCAAAGCGCAATCCTTCTATGAACATGAACTTGATTCATTGAAAAGATCCCAGCTTTTTACAGCTGAAAGTCTGCatgcttgcaaagaaaaagaggtgGAGCTAAGGAAAGAGTTTCAGAACCAAGAAAGTATTTTACGGAAGAATCTGGGAAAACTTAAAACTGAATTGCAAATGGTGCAGGATGAAGCAGCCAGTCTACGGGAAAAATGCCAAAAGCTTCAGGTGGCACTTAgtacagcagaaaacaatgttCAGGTGAGGTCAATACCATGATGTTCCACAAGTgagttcatttatttctttccttttccagtttagGCTGCCAGACTGTTACACTGAGATGACTGAAACATGTAAACGGAATTTCCTACTActcaaaattgtttttcatccactctagatattttatttatagtatTTAATTTTCCCAGATTGAATTAAcatgtatttgtttatattcCAGTAGACTCTAGAAATCGTAATCATGGGAAAGTTTTGTTCTCCCTATACAAGCAAAGTGACTTGCTTTCCACTACACATGAAGTTCCAATCATATCACCCAAAGTGTATCACCCATATACTGGACAGAatattcaaaaccatttccacttagggaagagaaataaaaagtcttGCACAAGTATGTTTTCCTTAGTTCTTCATGTAAATTCATCCGTACTTCCTAAAACAAAAGGTTCAGAGTGGGAAGGAGGATGCTGGTGACTGATAATATCTGAGTTGTTATGCTGATTAAGTGAAATGCTTTCTAGAAAAGGTGAGAAAtaactgaatatattttaagaaatttaatGGAATGGACTACAGAGAAGATGAATATTCTGAATATTCAGTACAGTTGTGGTTGTAGAGATCATTGGTGACTATATGACCTAAGCATCCAGAGTGTTAAGAACAACAGGTttttgagaacaaaaaaaaaaaacacaaaaacaacaactttctggatgtttgctttgttagctttataataaaaaaaaccttctgTGATGTCTTTACAGACAGTAACTGAAATGCTGCAtatgttttcagttatttcGATTTTGAAGTTGCTCTTCAGTGCTGATATTTCTTGTCCATAAGGAAGGACAAGATATCTCAGACTTACAAAGGCAGGTCTTTTGGTCAGCAGAGAGATAGGACTCCGTATGTTGTCCTTAAAGGAAAAGTTTTTGTAAAGTACTACTTGCTTTTTCTAACTGTGCCTAGGTATAAAGATCTCTGTGGAGGAgcttaaatatttcacttttggCAGTCTTAGTAAGTCTCGTGCTTCCAAATATCTTAAATATGATTGTTATAGTAATTCTGGAAGCATCCAGAACTTCATTGTCTTGAGCTGAGATATTCCACCATCTCTTCCCATTTATAATCTAATTTCAGCCAATCCTTTGGactgttttgctgttgtcttGTGTAATTGCTATAGGTAAAAGAACAGTCCCTTCTTCCTGTATCAGAAGATGAATACAGTAGAGtcttttttccagtcttcagAGGGTCTTCCAAAAGTCCATTTCCAACTCTGTTTAATTAATGAGACTAAAAAACTGTTTCCTTGTCATGCCATGTATCTTCTATgataattttgaaaatacacaTCATGGATGTGATGATAATATTACAAGACTTCAGCttgtgttaaaataaaatttgtttgcTGACAGGTCTTTTCTGTACCTTTTCACCAAGTACTCATATGAACGttattctatatatataatgttataCCATGTTTCCTGTAGGTTCTTCAAAAACAGCTAGATGACgtgaaggaggaggagatgtCATTGCTAAGCAAACATAAAGAAGTGGAAAGTGAGCTAGCAGCTGCCAGAGAACGCTTACAACAGCAGGCCACCGATCTTGTTCTCAAAGCCAGTATGTATGTTAGTAATGTAATCTGAAAAATGCTCTTCATCCATTAATtctagcatttcttttttctttaaagcttgtGGTGGTTTACCATGCCTAAAGGGCTACTTAATGCTCTTCATAGAGTGATAGAATTgtccaggttggaaaagaccttaaaattcatgaagtccaactgcaacctaaccataccctaactctaacaaccctcctctACCAACTACTAACAACGTCTTACTACCTACTACTAAAAACCCTCCATGTTTCTGACAAGCGTTCTTTTATTAACTGTTTTGATACTGCATAGTTTGCACTTAGAATCTTTTTATGTGTAATTAATTGTACACAAGTACAATGTTTTACTTTGTGTGCTCTGTATATATCTTCTAGATCTTGAATCATCTTGTATTAGCTATAGTGTTTAGTAATGATTTCATGTATTAGCTATAGTGTTTAGTAATGATTTCATGACACTATACTTGTTTAATACGCTTCTGTCTTGCATCTGTGTGTTCTCTATATAGTCACCAAACCATTCTTCCTGTTTCTccatcattttcatttgctttgtgatTTCACTGAGGCAGTGGTACTTTGCTTTACCCCCACTTTCAGAAGATATGCAATTTATTGGTTAATAAATTTGTTAGGATTTTCCTTATAGCTGTTTTCTTATGGCCTAGCCCCTGAGTAGTGTGTGTAAATGTAGCCTGTACCAAGGCTTTATTTCTGTCCCTCAAATGATGAGGCAGTTCTGCAGATGAGTCTAGTTGTATTTGCCATCTGGAGAGATACCTAGGGCATACACACCATGCTTGTAAGGGATTGGAATAGGCTAGGTtctatattttgaaaatatactCTACTCCACTACTCAAAACTGCAAGGTCCTTCTGGATGGAAATAGCTAAAAGGAATATGTTTCTTGCTAAGGCAATTTCAATCATAGCTTTCAAATGGGTCTCTGAtcctccagaaaacaaaaaggcatcAAAAGCAAGCCTCTGACCTGCAAAGATTTAGGTCATGCATTTCTATAACAAGAATGATTTGTAATGAATCTTTTAGTCATAGCCTCACAGCAAAATGAACAAAGTAGAATTCTGTAATTTCTACATAGATTGCATGCTGATTAAATTATGAGTTTAATAACACATCTTTGCCACTggacttcagtgttttgttttcttttatgtagcTTTTTGTGGGGCAAAAATGCATGGTTTTAGGAGAGGTTAGTTCTTTGGAATTGATTGTGTATGTTCTTAGACCTGCCTACTTCTGTATTCTCTTGGAATCAGCATGCAATTTTGAAGCAGAGAAATTGAAACTAAAGGAGCCCTAGCACCAAAGCCTCTGCAATTGTTGGGtgttttaacaataaaaatgaaaaagagtaaaatgaaAGGGAATGTAAGCATTGCATCACGGAGATCCATGTGAAGATTTCCACTGAAGTTTTTCTAGAAATCATTAGGGTATGAATGTGTACTTCACTTACAAGACCAATGACATGAGGTTttaaagagttttgtttttaggtCACATTGGAATGCTTCAAGCTACCCAAATGACACAAGAAGTTACAATCAGAGATTTGGAATCAGAAAAGTCTAGATTAAAAGAGAAACTATCCCaactggaagaggaaagaaacttactacaaagcaaaacacagagtCTGGATGAGCGACAAAGGCAGCAGATTCTGGCTTTGGAGAAGGTTAGACAACTTAATTGCTTCAGCTGAATGAAAGCAGACTTGAATTTATATTGAAAAAGTGAATATGTTTTAAGTTCTACCTGGTTTGGACCAGTATTAGTTTGTTCCAAGTGTACCTCATGTTGCAACATAGAATAAATAATGTAGACTGTAAAGTGAGAACAAAGGGAAGTTAGGTTAGATACTGTTCATATTCCTTCAGGCATCTTAAAAACAACACCATTTCACTTATTACGGTAAGAGCAGATACCTAATATCAAAAGTGTCTTGTTAGGGAGAAAGGTGAAGTAAGTAACAacttttttaaaagattatcTGAAGATCTGTATATGCTGGAAAACCGTGAAGTGAAATTTTCTTCAGACTTGATACTTGATCGCTCTTTCTTCAGATTAAATAGTACAAAACCCAGATTTTGATACAGATATACTGTTTTGCCTGGATATACTTACACTGTATCAGTATCAGTAAAGTTTTATGTATTTCCTCTTAGTTTCCCCCTACTATTCTCTTTGAATTGCAATAGGATTTTGTTACCCTTGgatacaaatgttttttttctacatcttttCTAGAAAGTAAATGAAGCAAGGGAGACGCAGCGTGAATATTATGAGAAGGAGTTGGTAAAACTGCAAGCAAGATTAGAAGGAGAGGCCGCACAGTTGAAAGAGGCGCATTCAAAAACTTTAGAAGAATTGGCATGGAAACACCATACTGCAATTgaggctgcacacagcagcgCTAATAAGGATAAGAAAAAACTGCAGATGgtaggtttgttttctttgaataatCAAACAAATTCAAAAAATGCAGATGGTGTAATTTGAACCCTGTAGTGCGTCATTTTGTCAAATGGCAAATTTtatctgcagacttactgaaCCTCTCTGAAGAAACTGCTCAAccttttttaaagtaacataTATCTtacaaaacaataacagaaaactCATGCTCTTCTCTTTATAGAGAAGAATTCTCAACTCAAAACAATTTGCTTCGTAATGAAGACTGGACTACTACTTTCTAATTTAATAGGTGtgtttttccagttcttgtGGCCCATGAATGGTTGATATATCATGTGAGATCAGTTACTCAGCATCTTGAAACTGGAAGGCTTGCTGCTGTCATAGAACTGGCCTTTTGGGATAAgagcaaaatgtttttgctgtagTCACTGATGCTTAGGGaaggttttaaactgaggcacACTGTGACATTCTTGCCTTTTGTAAGTAATTAAATTAGCTTTCAGAATGTAATAGTCTTTCCGTAGTAGTGGTTAAAATATTTGAATCTTTTGTAGAACATGTTTGCATCGatgatgtttttattaatttacttcATGTCCCATGAAGAAAACACTGTCTTGAAGAATTAGTTACTAAAATTAGAGAGtaaaacatcataaaatagttGTTCTTAAGTCATTAAATTAGAGGTGTTCCCTATTCTAACTCTAAATGTGAGAACTGTGAAACTTGATTCTAGTCAGGGAAAGTTAACTTATATAGGGGTGTCAGAGTCTAGATCTTAATAAATTTTAATCGCTGTACTGTCTCGTCTATGTAAGAAATATATGTCTTGAATCACATTTGGGGAGTTTTGAGTAATGCAAGAGAGAAACAGATGGTCTCAGGTGGTGAGAGGTGTTGAGCTTAATCTGTGGAAGAAACATGATACAAGAAACCTTTGGATAGAGGATATGGAGATTTCTTTTGCACTGAAAGACTAGGAAAGTCATCTGGTagtttttggaaagaaatgatttaaatttctttttatcatttttttccatctatgGAATGGACTGCTGCCATTTTTGTAGCTTatcagaagataaaaagatgaaaatagaaatgctaATAATTTTTAGTACTGCACAGCTGAACTGAGAAGTGCCATAAAGAATCTGATTACTCAGTTATCAGAATGGAGTCTGAATAGCACCAGTGAAATTTTGCAGACAGCAGATTTCATGATACAAACAGAACAAGTCTAACTTAACAAGCATTAATTGTCATGTGGTGAGTTATATTTACCTGGTAAAGAGAGCATACATTTGTTATGTTGTATAGCAGTGCATTATTCAAAGTACATCCCTCTATTTTGTCACTTTATCCAGCTTCTACCACAAAGAGATTTCTTTCAAGCTGTCTATAAACAGCTTGAAATAAGTTTTTATTGCATATTGCAATAATAGACTGCTTGAGCCAATAAACTACTAGGCTTATTATGCTCACCACCAGCTCTAATAATCAGATGAGGAAGGGTCAGCATCCATTTCTTCTTGGAATGAGCTGGATGACAATACATGCTGTCTTCCAGCTCCCTTAGAGTATTATGCCTTTTTATGacaatatttttcctctttaatttttcTGCTATGAATCTCCCTTTCCCCAGAATCTTACTGATGCTTcagttgtgctttttgtatcatGCAAGGCTCTGATCTATGTATTTTCTTGTAACAGTTCTGAGATATTACTGATTTCTTAGGAGTCTGAGCCaagatatttaatatttctttcacaCTTATTTCTGAAGGAGTTAGAGCAGCAGTTCGAGAAGGAGAAACTGCATTTGGAGGATGACAAGAATCAGCTTCGACAGCAGCTGGAAAACCTGAGGGAAGAACTGACAACGAAACTGACTTCTGCCAATCAGGAGGCAAGAGTCAACTTTATTGTATCAGCTAACATTTCTGTGCTTGAGATTGCATTTAATCAATAATGATCTTGTACTCCGTTCATGCTTAGAGTCCTGTGCAAAGCCAAGACTACACTGTTCAGTCTGTGTATTGCATTAGTTCTATTAAAAGTAGTATATTCTTCAAGCATGGTAAGTTACTTGACTGCTTCTGAGCAATGGCTTAACTGTCTTCtccaaaaacatcaaaacaaaaaacaaaaacaaacaaacaaaaaaaaaattgacaagAACAGTCTTGCTTGTCTTAACTCTGCTTATCTTCTCATTAGATATTTAGATCTCTACACAAAGCATGTCAAAAGAAAGAGGAGCGGGGGGggtaatatatttttgtttgaagcCATATTGGTTCATAGTTAGCACACAGTAAATTCTAGCTTCATATGTAGGTTTCTCTAAAAGTACTGCCTCGTATTTATTCCAGTGGaaacttcagctgctgcagagagcacagtAACAGTTTGATAGAATgaattctcaactacaaaatgtatttttcaacataatcaccaccCCTAGTTTTGCAAGTTACTTTCGAAGAAGCACCTCCTATATTTCCAACAAAAGATTATATGCCATTATCGTTTATAAGGAGACAGATTATTTACAGTGTACTAATATATTGATACATACAGTTTAGGTTAAACATATTCTCAAAACACTTTTAGTTTTGAGTTTACAACACATTAAAACCTAATTCAAATCTATCTTTAAGCTCTTATGTaattgtttttggttgtttttttttttgtgtgtgtgtgtgttttgtttgttttggtttggtttttttatgaTTAATAAATGAACATCCTTGAAATGTATCCTATTAATATCAAAACATCAGTCTGTTCTTTGGAACTCTTGTCTAGTTTTCACTTCATTGCTCAATAGGCCATACATGATTTTCATGTGTGCCTTAAAACAGACTTGAATTTAGGCATGAATTTAAGTACTTTTTTGCAGTAGTACATGTTCTGTACCATACTAGATCTGGATGTAGCAGGtgtttttctaattcttctgGCTTGCAACTTGCACAGACATTAAACTCTCTTtagaagaaaacttttaaaagtgaatgtacaatatattttgaaagtCATAATCTTTAGAGTTCAGCAGCAGTGGTGCTGAGTCAGTTGTGGGACCTTGTTAAACAGCAGTCTCCTTGGTAGCTATGGTTCCCTTTGCCAATACTTCAGATGTTGGAAAATGTACTAATTGATGCTGGAACTGCACTGGCTCTCTTTGACAGTATGCTTGCCTACATTTAAACGGATGAAAATACAATGCATTTGTTATTGTGAGCTAAACAGTCATACATGCATTTCAAAGTTTCATCTTGGAAAATTAGTAAGCAcactgagttaaaaaaaaataaaatagaacgCATAAGCATACTTGAGGAATAGGCAACTCTAACATAAACCAAAATAGGATATTTGTTCCATCTGCTATGTAATAGTTGAGCATACATATTCTTATGCTAGCATAATTGTAATACAGTATATTTTGAGTGTTAGGAGAATGAGAGaaactgtgaagaaattaaattcagtGTAGTCTGTAAATCCACTCTGTATTACAGAAgcaatgtgttttattttctatctttgtCTGAAGCACGTGAGTCAAGTACTTCACACTTTTAGTTCTATGTTGACAGCTGAAAGTGGCTTCACAGACCTGAAAGAACCTTCTCTGAAATGTCTAGCATGCCTTTATCTCAGCTTTtatgtttctgctgcttctttcacttttgttgttgctgttgatttTAGAGTTACAGATTACATACAGAGTAAGCATATATCACTTTCTGGGGATGTTAACTTGGTTCTGGCATATCTACTGAAAAGGCTGGTTTTGAACCTTTGCCATCCCATGTTCTTTTTTTGGCAGCTGCTTTATTACTCAAAGTGTGAGGAAAGGTCAACCCTCATTAGGCCAATTTCTAAAATCaagctacagaagaaaattattatcTCCAATGCTTGCCTGACTTTTCTTTGAGAGTTCTGATAAGTCAAGACCAAGATTTTTGTGTCCTAGAATGAgtttacctttttatttttttttttatccttttagttgtatttcatttatttattacttctatttttattttctgttcctttcaccAGTCAAGACCTTTTGGCAAGTCTGGTTTTAAGTACTGGTCATCTTTATGCAAAGGATTTCTGGTCATGTTACTATGGTTCATTTTAAACAGTCATCAGCACTGCATTGTCCTTAATGGACTAGGTCTAAACGTCATGAATGGCATAATTATGTAAGATTTTCTTATCCTTTAGATCTGCTGGACTGCTGTTAATTCCCATGTTAATGGGATTGCCTACAGTGGGAGAGAGTTGTAGggatgcatgtgtgtgtttagAGTTGCTAATAGTACTTGCATGTAATTTTGCTGACATACAGAAACAGTAGTTAATATTGCCGGTTCATACCCTGTTCTGTGTCTCTGTGATATGATCACGTTGCAGAAATTAGGTTGAGCTTTAAATGGGCTTACTTATGGACAGTCTGAAGACAGAGGAACATAAATGTTGCCACAAGTTAAAGtttatgtatttcaaaatagtGCTTCTTGTGATTTTAATTTGCATAAAATATGCTTTCTCCCAGTAAAAATACTGCTAATTTCAGAACTTTTGTGTAACCTTGTTTAATGTGTCAAATCCTTTTATCcttgtttaatttgtttaacTTACAGTGTATTGCAGTAATTTAGCTTTAATACACAAAGATTAAGCAatattaaaagggaaaagaacaggCTGTGCaaagtaaaaattatttgaattagGAATTGATAGAAAACCAAGTTGGCTTGActgttattaataataattatgtaattagctttttaaaaacattatataTTGTAGGTGTGTCGTCTGCAAGATCTCGTAAGAAAAAGTGAACAAGGCCTTGGTACTGCAGAAGGACATATCTCCAGTCTTCAAGAAGCTCAGGAAATACTCCAGAAAGAACTAGAGTTAACTAGAGCACGACTGCGAGAGACCACAGATTCACTGTATAATGTTGAGGTAACCATAATGTTGGAGAATAAATTGTTCAAAATACCATTACAGTGATCTCAGTCTTCTATTAAAATGGCAAGACACATTATAATTTATACATTATTGAAGGAGATTTATATGGTTTCTTTAAAGggctgttttctcttttaattctGAGATGAGATAAAtaatctgaaaatgttttttgtgtgtgtgtttttttaaggaataattTTAATGTTTGATGTGTATTGttgcaaacacattttttttttatagttaaTATAAACTCTACCTGCCAAAGTATGCCTGTACAAAATACATCCAGAGTCAAATATTTCAGAGGTTTGAGTGAACATAAGAACTTCATGAGAATGTTAAAAAAGATTGTGTTAAACCACTGCTattccaaacaaaacacagaacaagacACCCGTTATAGAGATAAttaagtttgttgttttttggttggttggtctGTTGGTTTTGTCTTTCCCTGGAGGCCTTGCATCATACCATGTTTACCCCAAATAATGGTCAGTCTTAATTTTCAGCATGGATTTCAGAAGGTCCTTAAGAATAGTTTACAGATACATGCTATGATATCTTAGAAGTTGACAGGCTTACATCCAGAAAATGTGACCTCTTTACACAAAACAACTAATTTGTTTGAGCATAAATATCAATTTTGTCAGCTTAGTAGCTTGTCTGGCCTCTGACCttttttccagagaagaaaagtcTCTATTAGTCTCACTGTCAGCTCACTGTAGTACCTTATACACCTGGGACATTTCAATTCTTATcaatatttcttctgctatGTAATAATTAGAAATTAGTACCCCTTCTGTTTCCAGTGAGaaaaaggggagggaggaggacttttttagttgtgttttttgtttgtttgtttgttttttaagcagaattttAACTCTAGGTATTTTTCCATGCCTAGGCACTGTCTGAATAAGTTATACGGCTTCTACACATACAAGATGATTACAGAAAATAGTAAAACAAACATGACTTAGCACATTTGAACAGATCTGTTAAAATGCATGAGACTTTAAAGAACTGAACTCCAGGTGTTATGGCTATCTTCACCTACACTATTCCTCATTAAAATCACAATAAAATAAGATGTAAGGTTACGCTGTGAGGATTATTATGATTACGttctaagga
Encoded proteins:
- the FAM184A gene encoding protein FAM184A isoform X9 translates to MATPGMSWQQQHGYGGGSAPGAGKFGSGSAPPGLGAEHSPDLHFKMSKKIAQLTKVIYALNTKNDEHEAAIQALKDAHEEEIQQILAETREKILQYKSKVAEEMDLKRKIQVLEESLEDHKKMKHQALTEFEAYKDRVEDMQLCAEAQHVQRVVTMSREVEEIRKKFEERLRSFIQLQVQYEKDKRSALEDLRAAHRLEIQELLKTQQSQNATLSKGQEKLEELHRLELEDLNNKVEELRLERKKLIEDYEGKLSKAQSFYEHELDSLKRSQLFTAESLHACKEKEVELRKEFQNQESILRKNLGKLKTELQMVQDEAASLREKCQKLQVALSTAENNVQVLQKQLDDVKEEEMSLLSKHKEVESELAAARERLQQQATDLVLKASHIGMLQATQMTQEVTIRDLESEKSRLKEKLSQLEEERNLLQSKTQSLDERQRQQILALEKKVNEARETQREYYEKELVKLQARLEGEAAQLKEAHSKTLEELAWKHHTAIEAAHSSANKDKKKLQMELEQQFEKEKLHLEDDKNQLRQQLENLREELTTKLTSANQEVCRLQDLVRKSEQGLGTAEGHISSLQEAQEILQKELELTRARLRETTDSLYNVEGELDQERQQHEVMIAAMREEEKFKVDRMARDLEIKWTENLRQECNKLREELRLQHEEDKKAAMTQLLQLKEREKNAARDGWQKKVEDLLDQRHCLGEALHKSISNISLLKQNLEMQLSQSQSSLQQLQAQFSQERQRLTQEIQELEEEHQQRHKSLQEAHILAFQNMEETKEQEQKELEERLQQKHSEELQALKETHKQAMEGFKLEMEQELQTLRFELEDEGKAMLASLRSELNHQHAAAIDQLRHNHQQELVAAKMELERSIELGRRQEKEFLCRISDLQDELRHRDHHIAELDKEILHLHDNISALTKELEFKGKEVLRIRSESNQQIRMHEQDLSKKHEKELDVLTAEHIREKQSMLADFNKTQELLKEINSALQVSLEEMEEKYKNRESRPEDLQLISELKDLIAERDQLIKKLIPSSD
- the FAM184A gene encoding protein FAM184A isoform X6; translation: MATPGMSWQQQHGYGGGSAPGAGKFGSGSAPPGLGAEHSPDLHFKMSKKIAQLTKVIYALNTKNDEHEAAIQALKDAHEEEIQQILAETREKILQYKSKVAEEMDLKRKIQVLEESLEDHKKMKHQALTEFEAYKDRVEDMQLCAEAQHVQRVVTMSREVEEIRKKFEERLRSFIQLQVQYEKDKRSALEDLRAAHRLEIQELLKTQQSQNATLSKGQEKLEELHRLELEDLNNKVEELRLERKKLIEDYEGKLSKAQSFYEHELDSLKRSQLFTAESLHACKEKEVELRKEFQNQESILRKNLGKLKTELQMVQDEAASLREKCQKLQVALSTAENNVQVLQKQLDDVKEEEMSLLSKHKEVESELAAARERLQQQATDLVLKASHIGMLQATQMTQEVTIRDLESEKSRLKEKLSQLEEERNLLQSKTQSLDERQRQQILALEKKVNEARETQREYYEKELVKLQARLEGEAAQLKEAHSKTLEELAWKHHTAIEAAHSSANKDKKKLQMELEQQFEKEKLHLEDDKNQLRQQLENLREELTTKLTSANQEVCRLQDLVRKSEQGLGTAEGHISSLQEAQEILQKELELTRARLRETTDSLYNVEGELDQERQQHEVMIAAMREEEKFKVDRMARDLEIKWTENLRQECNKLREELRLQHEEDKKAAMTQLLQLKEREKNAARDGWQKKVEDLLDQRHCLGEALHKSISNISLLKQNLEMQLSQSQSSLQQLQAQFSQERQRLTQEIQELEEEHQQRHKSLQEAHILAFQNMEETKEQEQKELEERLQQKHSEELQALKETHKQAMEGFKLEMEQELQTLRFELEDEGKAMLASLRSELNHQHAAAIDQLRHNHQQELVAAKMELERSIELGRRQEKEFLCRISDLQDELRHRDHHIAELDKEILHLHDNISALTKELEFKGKEVLRIRSESNQQIRMHEQDLSKKHEKELDVLTAEHIREKQSMLADFNKTQELLKEINSALQVSLEEMEEKYKNRESRPEDLQLISELKDLIAERDQLIKKLIEDKKFYQLELVNRETNYNKVFNASPNVGVINPLVKENLHLY
- the FAM184A gene encoding protein FAM184A isoform X8 codes for the protein MATPGMSWQQQHGYGGGSAPGAGKFGSGSAPPGLGAEHSPDLHFKMSKKIAQLTKVIYALNTKNDEHEAAIQALKDAHEEEIQQILAETREKILQYKSKVAEEMDLKRKIQVLEESLEDHKKMKHQALTEFEAYKDRVEDMQLCAEAQHVQRVVTMSREVEEIRKKFEERLRSFIQLQVQYEKDKRSALEDLRAAHRLEIQELLKTQQSQNATLSKGQEKLEELHRLELEDLNNKVEELRLERKKLIEDYEGKLSKAQSFYEHELDSLKRSQLFTAESLHACKEKEVELRKEFQNQESILRKNLGKLKTELQMVQDEAASLREKCQKLQVALSTAENNVQVLQKQLDDVKEEEMSLLSKHKEVESELAAARERLQQQATDLVLKASHIGMLQATQMTQEVTIRDLESEKSRLKEKLSQLEEERNLLQSKTQSLDERQRQQILALEKKVNEARETQREYYEKELVKLQARLEGEAAQLKEAHSKTLEELAWKHHTAIEAAHSSANKDKKKLQMELEQQFEKEKLHLEDDKNQLRQQLENLREELTTKLTSANQEVCRLQDLVRKSEQGLGTAEGHISSLQEAQEILQKELELTRARLRETTDSLYNVEGELDQERQQHEVMIAAMREEEKFKVDRMARDLEIKWTENLRQECNKLREELRLQHEEDKKAAMTQLLQLKEREKNAARDGWQKKVEDLLDQISLLKQNLEMQLSQSQSSLQQLQAQFSQERQRLTQEIQELEEEHQQRHKSLQEAHILAFQNMEETKEQEQKELEERLQQKHSEELQALKETHKQAMEGFKLEMEQELQTLRFELEDEGKAMLASLRSELNHQHAAAIDQLRHNHQQELVAAKMELERSIELGRRQEKEFLCRISDLQDELRHRDHHIAELDKEILHLHDNISALTKELEFKGKEVLRIRSESNQQISLEEMEEKYKNRESRPEDLQLISELKDLIAERDQLIKKLIQKKKNDKSTNRFVSVPNLSALESSGVGNGHPNRLDPIPNSPIHDIEFNSSKPLPQPMPPKEPKTFLSPPQTDASPVASPDPQRQEWLARYFTF